A region from the Variovorax sp. V93 genome encodes:
- a CDS encoding amidohydrolase family protein has translation MPSLLIRNVRPMGASPVDVLVRDGRIAETGAALPAPADAAVEEGGGALLLPGLVEGHTHLDKTLWGMDWYRNEVGANLIDKIENERAFRHASGHDAAAQSLVLAKAFLALGTTRLRTHVDVDTQAGLRHFEGTLRTRRALRDVQQIQIVAFPQSGLLGRPGTADLLAQALVQGADVLGGLDPCAIDRDPVRSLDVLFGIADRHQRPLDIHLHEPGAMGAFSLELILQRTEALGMQGKVAVSHGFCLGDLGERERDVLLARMARLGVVLVTSAPPSRSVPPLMACRKAGVTVLGGNDGIRDTWSPYGKPDMLERAMLIGMRYNLRRDDEIDVALDTVTHAGARGCGFEAYGLEAGCRADLVLVDAQTPAQAVVSRPVRRLVVAGGRVVARNGVLQAEVACL, from the coding sequence ATGCCTTCGCTCCTGATCCGCAATGTGCGCCCCATGGGTGCTTCCCCCGTCGATGTGCTGGTGCGCGATGGCCGCATCGCAGAAACCGGCGCCGCGCTTCCTGCGCCCGCCGATGCCGCCGTCGAGGAGGGCGGCGGCGCGCTGCTGCTGCCCGGCCTGGTCGAAGGCCACACCCACCTCGACAAGACGCTGTGGGGCATGGACTGGTACCGCAACGAGGTCGGCGCCAATCTCATCGACAAGATCGAGAACGAACGCGCCTTCCGGCATGCGAGCGGACACGACGCGGCCGCGCAGTCGCTGGTGCTGGCCAAGGCTTTTCTCGCGCTCGGCACCACGCGGCTGCGCACGCATGTGGACGTCGACACGCAGGCGGGCCTGCGCCATTTCGAAGGCACGCTGCGCACGCGGCGAGCCCTGCGCGATGTGCAGCAGATCCAGATCGTCGCGTTCCCGCAGTCGGGCCTGCTCGGCCGGCCGGGCACGGCGGACCTGCTCGCGCAGGCACTCGTGCAGGGTGCCGATGTGCTGGGCGGCCTCGACCCCTGCGCGATCGACCGCGACCCGGTGCGCTCGCTCGATGTGCTGTTCGGCATCGCCGACAGGCACCAGCGCCCGCTCGACATCCACCTGCACGAGCCCGGCGCCATGGGCGCGTTCTCGCTCGAGCTGATCCTGCAGCGCACCGAGGCGCTGGGCATGCAGGGCAAGGTCGCGGTGAGCCACGGCTTCTGCCTGGGCGACCTGGGCGAGCGCGAGCGCGACGTGCTGCTCGCGCGCATGGCCAGGCTCGGCGTGGTGCTGGTCACCAGCGCGCCGCCATCGCGCAGCGTGCCGCCGCTCATGGCCTGCCGCAAGGCCGGCGTGACGGTGCTCGGCGGCAACGACGGCATCCGCGACACCTGGTCGCCCTACGGCAAACCCGACATGCTGGAGCGCGCGATGCTGATCGGCATGCGCTACAACCTGCGCCGCGACGACGAGATCGACGTGGCGCTCGACACCGTCACCCACGCCGGCGCGCGCGGCTGCGGCTTCGAGGCCTATGGCCTGGAGGCCGGCTGCCGCGCCGACCTGGTGCTGGTCGATGCGCAGACACCGGCGCAGGCCGTGGTCTCGCGGCCGGTGCGCAGGCTGGTGGTGGCGGGCGGCCGTGTCGTGGCGCGCAACGGCGTGCTGCAGGCCGAGGTGGCGTGCTTGTAG